One window from the genome of Amphiprion ocellaris isolate individual 3 ecotype Okinawa chromosome 23, ASM2253959v1, whole genome shotgun sequence encodes:
- the LOC129348091 gene encoding uncharacterized protein LOC129348091, with the protein MRLKSRLCFLVLVISSVSRGENQTTVSPPGGDEKAENEASSTPTVPQSLNDTRHDANSSTATNQSPALVETVSTPVVGTPGNETTTEGSSQSSASVHVTTVSMTTDLTSPEATTPSEEEDGNTSWGYVFLVMIVLVIIVLCVILYFLRRASRTYSFDLHRPGPVDHPNLPIGTFEPVYLDDLERPTPKENTMTEEAPPAANGTSLTEEKSSSGHNAAQEHLDVNGLETSPTSNTSESPDADPVQPLDSPSLMFGDAEEQQNENNNNPSVCSNEPFVEINLDEPAWCDQLLTSPQPPSSVLLFSPFSFSSSSS; encoded by the exons ATGAGGCTGAAGAGTCGACTCTGTTTCCTGG TTCTGGTGATTTCTTCTGTGTCGAGAGGAGAAAACCAAACTACAGTTTCTCCACCAGGTGGCGACGAGAAAGCGGAGAATGAAG CTTCCTCCACTCCTACGGTTCCACAGTCTCTGAATGACACCAGACATGACGCTAACAGCTCCACAGcgaccaatcagagcccagcatTGGTGGAGACGGTTTCCACG cCTGTAGTAGGAACGCCGGGTAATGAAACGACAACTGAAGGTTCGTCACAGTCTTCAGCCTCCGTTCACGTGACGACGGTTTCTATGACGACGGATCTCACCTCACCCGAAGCCA caaCACCTAGTGAGGAGGAAGATGGAAATACTTCCTGGG gctATGTGTTCCTGGTGATGATCGTCCTGGTCATCATCGTTCTGTGTGTCATCCTCTACTTCCTCCGCAGAGCCTCCAGG ACGTATTCCTTCGACCTGCATCGTCCCGGTCCGGTGGATCACCCGAACCTGCCCATCGGCACCTTTGAGCCGGTTTACCTGGACGACCtgg AGCGACCGACTCCCAAAGAAAACACGATGACCGAAGAAGCTCCTCCGGCTGCCAACGGAACCAGTCTGACGGAGGAAAAGTCCTCGAGTGGACACAACG CTGCTCAGGAACATCTGGATGTCAATGGTTTGGAGACATCACCCACCAGTAACACCAGTGAATCGCCAGACGCTGACCCAGTGCAGCCCCTGGACAGTCCCAGTCTGATGTTCGGTGATGCTGAAGAGCAGCAGAACGAGAACAACAACAATCCCT CGGTTTGTTCCAACGAGCCTTTCGTGGAGATAAACCTGGATGAACCGGCCTGGTGTGATCAGCTGCTCACCTCCCCTCAACCTCCGTCATCCGTCCTCCTGTTCTctcctttctccttctcctcatcctcttcttAG